A region from the Spiroplasma taiwanense CT-1 genome encodes:
- the pyk gene encoding pyruvate kinase, with protein MNNLEIEFYEPSKINKKIKRTKIITTIGPSTHSKEDMRKLYEAGMNVVRLNFSHGSQVEHEEKIKSCMELREELEKPISIMLDTKGPEIRIGKMIDGAQEIKAGTEVRIYSNESEYKTKECKLTEMTVSYDMSVDLKPGDTVLVDDGKLTLNVINVDPGIIFCKAFNSHVVKTNKRVNLPGVDFSLPFLSQKDIEDIKFGAKIGVDYIAASFVNSADNVNEIRKILKDAKNENVQIISKIESKIGIFNIDSIIEASDGIMVARGDLGLEIPYYEVPYWEKQMIRKCRKAGKIVVVATQMLESMTDNPQPTRAEVTDVYYATELGTDATMLSGESAVGIYPFITTETMATINKRAELGFYGKIYYDRALEIAKSSSSGKRAEIADELANITRNGKYEFAVVLSRTGELLKTISKFRPNVTILGVCEDESLWTKFGVWHSIFMNKVKSIDEIIANPELASEIARSWGAKKGEEILIVRSEDIKVYTV; from the coding sequence ATGAATAATTTAGAAATAGAGTTTTATGAACCAAGTAAAATAAATAAAAAAATAAAGAGAACAAAAATAATTACAACAATTGGACCAAGTACTCATTCAAAAGAGGATATGAGAAAACTATATGAAGCAGGAATGAATGTTGTTAGATTAAATTTTTCTCATGGATCACAAGTTGAACATGAAGAAAAAATTAAATCATGTATGGAATTACGTGAAGAATTAGAAAAACCAATTTCAATTATGCTTGATACAAAAGGACCAGAAATAAGAATAGGGAAAATGATTGATGGTGCACAAGAAATAAAAGCAGGAACTGAAGTAAGAATTTATTCAAATGAATCTGAATATAAAACAAAAGAATGTAAACTAACTGAGATGACAGTTTCTTATGATATGAGTGTGGATTTAAAACCGGGTGATACTGTTTTGGTTGATGATGGGAAATTAACATTAAATGTAATAAACGTTGATCCTGGTATTATTTTTTGTAAAGCATTTAATTCACATGTAGTAAAAACAAATAAAAGAGTTAATTTGCCAGGAGTTGATTTTTCATTACCATTTTTAAGTCAAAAAGATATTGAGGATATAAAATTTGGAGCAAAAATTGGAGTTGATTACATTGCAGCAAGTTTTGTTAATTCAGCAGATAATGTTAATGAAATAAGAAAAATTTTAAAAGATGCAAAAAATGAAAATGTTCAAATAATATCAAAAATTGAATCAAAAATTGGTATTTTTAATATTGATTCAATTATTGAAGCAAGTGATGGAATTATGGTTGCTCGTGGGGATTTAGGTCTTGAAATTCCTTACTATGAAGTTCCTTACTGAGAAAAACAAATGATAAGAAAATGTAGAAAAGCAGGTAAAATTGTTGTTGTTGCAACACAAATGCTTGAATCAATGACTGATAATCCTCAACCAACAAGAGCAGAAGTAACTGATGTTTATTATGCAACAGAATTAGGAACTGATGCTACTATGTTAAGTGGTGAATCTGCTGTAGGAATTTACCCTTTTATTACTACTGAAACTATGGCAACAATTAATAAAAGAGCAGAATTAGGTTTTTATGGAAAAATTTACTATGATAGAGCTTTAGAAATTGCAAAGAGTTCAAGTTCAGGAAAGAGAGCAGAAATTGCAGATGAGTTGGCAAATATAACAAGAAATGGTAAATATGAATTTGCAGTAGTTCTGTCAAGAACTGGTGAATTATTGAAAACAATTTCAAAATTTAGACCAAATGTAACAATTCTTGGTGTTTGTGAAGATGAAAGTTTATGAACAAAATTTGGAGTTTGACATTCAATTTTTATGAATAAAGTTAAAAGTATTGATGAAATTATTGCAAATCCTGAACTAGCAAGTGAAATTGCAAGATCCTGAGGAGCAAAAAAAGGTGAAGAAATATTAATTGTTAGGTCTGAAGATATAAAAGTATATACAGTATAA
- the pyk gene encoding pyruvate kinase, with product MKKFNLQDKMKRTKVITTIGPSVHSKEAIHELFNKGMTTIRLNFSHADFQEHGERFEWVKNLREEINKPISILLDTKGPEIRVGKMINGKQEIKAETEVIVYTNPDDFGSKECSGTELQMSYDMSQDVKAGDIVLVDDGKLTMHVIKVEKFKVICKAFNTHLVKNNKRVNLPGVEFTLPFLAEKDYNDIYFGIENGIDYIAASFVNSADNVKEIRKILKEKKAEHIQIIAKIESQVGCDNIDSIIDEADGIMVARGDLGLEIPYYDVPYWEKQMIRKCREKGKIVIVATQMLESMTDNPQPTRAEVTDVYYATELGADATMLSGESANGDFPFITVETMSAINKRAEVEFYAKLYYEKQLENARKTTSGKRAEIANQLANTTIDGKYEFAVVASRTGELLKTISKFRPNVTILGVCDKPNLWTAFGTWHSIFMNKVSDLELFMNDDSAIMEIAKSWGAKVGERILFVRNENIKEITIS from the coding sequence ATGAAAAAATTTAACTTACAAGATAAGATGAAAAGAACAAAAGTTATTACAACAATAGGACCAAGTGTTCATTCCAAAGAAGCAATACATGAACTTTTTAATAAGGGAATGACAACAATTCGTTTGAATTTTTCACATGCAGATTTTCAAGAGCATGGAGAAAGATTTGAATGAGTTAAAAATTTAAGAGAAGAAATTAATAAACCAATTTCAATTCTTTTAGACACAAAAGGACCTGAAATTAGAGTTGGAAAAATGATTAATGGTAAACAAGAAATAAAAGCAGAAACTGAGGTTATTGTTTATACAAATCCAGATGATTTTGGTTCAAAAGAATGTTCAGGAACGGAATTACAAATGTCTTATGATATGTCACAAGATGTTAAAGCAGGAGATATTGTTTTAGTTGATGATGGAAAATTAACAATGCATGTTATAAAAGTTGAGAAATTTAAAGTTATTTGTAAAGCTTTCAATACACATTTAGTTAAAAATAATAAGAGAGTTAATTTACCAGGAGTGGAATTTACATTACCTTTTTTAGCAGAAAAAGATTATAATGATATTTACTTTGGAATTGAAAATGGCATTGATTACATTGCAGCAAGTTTTGTTAATTCAGCAGATAATGTTAAAGAAATAAGAAAAATTTTAAAAGAAAAAAAGGCAGAACATATTCAAATTATTGCAAAAATTGAATCACAAGTTGGATGTGACAACATTGATTCAATAATTGATGAAGCTGATGGAATTATGGTTGCTCGTGGGGATTTGGGACTGGAAATTCCTTATTATGATGTTCCTTATTGAGAAAAACAAATGATAAGAAAATGTAGAGAAAAAGGTAAAATTGTAATTGTTGCAACACAAATGCTTGAATCAATGACAGATAATCCTCAACCAACAAGAGCAGAAGTAACAGATGTTTATTATGCAACAGAATTAGGGGCTGATGCTACTATGTTAAGTGGTGAATCTGCAAATGGAGATTTTCCTTTTATAACTGTTGAAACAATGTCAGCTATTAATAAAAGAGCAGAAGTAGAATTTTATGCAAAACTTTATTATGAAAAACAATTAGAGAATGCAAGAAAAACTACAAGTGGAAAAAGAGCAGAAATTGCAAATCAGTTGGCAAATACAACAATTGATGGTAAATATGAGTTTGCCGTTGTTGCTTCAAGAACTGGTGAATTATTGAAAACAATTTCAAAATTTAGACCAAATGTAACAATTCTTGGTGTTTGTGATAAACCAAATTTATGAACTGCTTTTGGAACTTGACATTCAATTTTTATGAATAAAGTTAGTGATCTTGAATTATTTATGAATGATGATTCTGCAATTATGGAAATTGCTAAATCTTGAGGAGCAAAAGTTGGAGAGAGAATCTTATTTGTAAGAAATGAAAATATTAAAGAAATTACTATTTCTTAA
- the thrS gene encoding threonine--tRNA ligase: MKITLLDGQVIKYDEPKTIKQIADGIAVSLGKKCVGAVINGKEIVPVGAIIDRDCKLEIITDRHELYNSVINYTAKVITSLALKTVFPDGNAVPKMDDLSTTEFFAYFDIEKKLKLDDLKLVEQKANEIIAMGLDILYISGSEEQYRKQMQSMNVNPKYIEDLLIENKTRYIKFATSSLAGVEFLPRFAILSNTKKLFKIELSELTGVYYNNDSNEKMVYRVHGIAASSEESFEKKKEVLEDIKNRDHKTIAKNLEIYHLDPLIGQGLPIWLPNGAILKQEIKKYLMEKEFEYDFIQIETPVIGTTELYKMSGHWDHYRDEMFAPMVLPKEEMVLKPMSCPHHISVYKYKQRSYRDLPLRFAEHATQHRYESSGSLTGIERVRSMELTDAHIFVRPDQIKEEFIRCFNLISEVLKTFDIKVSYLSLSLRDPKDKTKYFNDEKMWNNAETELENVLKEFNIEYKKMIGEAAFYGPKLDIQAITALGHEITISTIQLDFLLPQKFDISYIDKNGNEARPIMIHRGLASTYERFIAILLEQTLGILPLWCTPVQIEIIPVNIFKNSKYSNEIREEFKKYFIRSHIDNRDERLSYRIREAQIKKIPFQLVIGDNEEETKSVTYRKYGSDEQINVSLDEFLEIIREKIKQKIYN; the protein is encoded by the coding sequence ATGAAAATTACATTACTAGATGGACAAGTAATAAAATATGATGAGCCGAAAACAATAAAACAAATTGCAGATGGTATAGCAGTTTCTTTAGGAAAAAAATGTGTAGGAGCTGTTATTAATGGAAAAGAAATTGTCCCAGTAGGTGCAATAATTGACAGAGATTGTAAATTAGAAATTATTACAGATAGACATGAATTGTATAATTCAGTAATAAATTATACAGCTAAAGTAATTACAAGTTTAGCTTTGAAAACAGTATTTCCAGATGGAAATGCAGTTCCAAAAATGGATGATTTATCTACAACAGAATTTTTTGCTTATTTTGATATAGAAAAAAAATTAAAATTAGATGATTTAAAATTAGTAGAACAAAAAGCAAATGAAATAATTGCAATGGGTCTGGATATTTTATACATTAGTGGTTCTGAGGAACAATATCGTAAACAAATGCAAAGTATGAATGTGAATCCAAAATATATTGAAGACTTATTAATTGAAAATAAAACAAGATATATTAAATTTGCAACAAGTTCTTTGGCAGGTGTTGAATTTTTACCAAGATTTGCAATATTAAGTAATACAAAAAAATTATTTAAAATTGAATTATCAGAATTAACTGGTGTATATTACAATAATGATTCAAATGAGAAAATGGTTTATAGGGTTCACGGTATTGCAGCTTCTAGTGAAGAATCTTTTGAGAAAAAGAAAGAAGTATTAGAAGATATTAAAAATAGAGATCATAAAACCATTGCAAAAAATTTAGAAATTTATCATTTGGATCCGTTAATAGGTCAAGGTTTACCTATTTGATTACCAAATGGGGCTATTCTTAAACAAGAAATAAAAAAATATTTAATGGAAAAAGAATTTGAATATGATTTTATTCAAATTGAAACTCCTGTAATTGGAACAACAGAACTGTATAAAATGTCAGGGCATTGGGATCACTACAGAGATGAAATGTTTGCACCAATGGTTTTACCAAAAGAGGAAATGGTTTTAAAACCAATGAGTTGTCCTCATCACATTTCAGTTTATAAATATAAACAAAGAAGTTACAGAGATTTACCATTGAGATTTGCGGAGCATGCTACTCAACATAGATATGAATCATCAGGGAGTTTAACAGGAATTGAGAGAGTTAGATCAATGGAATTAACTGATGCTCATATTTTTGTAAGACCAGATCAAATTAAAGAAGAATTTATAAGATGTTTTAATTTAATTAGTGAAGTTTTAAAGACATTTGATATTAAAGTAAGTTATCTGTCTCTTTCTTTAAGAGATCCAAAAGATAAGACAAAGTACTTTAATGATGAAAAAATGTGAAATAATGCAGAAACAGAATTGGAAAATGTTTTAAAAGAATTTAATATCGAGTATAAAAAAATGATTGGTGAAGCAGCATTTTATGGCCCAAAATTAGATATTCAAGCAATTACAGCATTGGGGCATGAAATTACAATTTCAACAATTCAATTAGATTTTCTTTTACCTCAAAAATTTGATATTTCTTATATTGATAAAAATGGTAATGAAGCAAGACCGATTATGATACATAGAGGTCTTGCAAGTACTTATGAAAGATTTATAGCTATTTTATTGGAGCAAACATTAGGTATTTTGCCATTATGATGTACACCTGTTCAAATAGAAATTATACCTGTAAATATATTTAAAAACTCGAAATATTCTAATGAAATAAGAGAAGAATTTAAAAAATATTTTATTAGATCACATATTGATAATAGAGATGAAAGACTAAGTTATAGAATAAGGGAAGCACAAATTAAAAAAATTCCTTTCCAATTAGTAATTGGAGATAATGAAGAAGAAACAAAATCAGTTACATATAGGAAATATGGTTCAGATGAGCAAATTAATGTTAGTTTAGATGAATTCCTAGAAATAATTAGGGAAAAAATAAAACAAAAAATTTATAATTAG
- a CDS encoding formate/nitrite transporter family protein: MNNNKIKKIEEEIKKLKEFDYSLIEAEHSFMVNGTLGGFKSAVQKLEYTFFKQILLGIMSGVIIGFGYIACITAMVSLPESWNTFGIVLLGFIFPGCIILITFLGGGLFTSHVFSTIPVLKKCASSNAYFKGIFGVLLGNILGTLVFVLIFAGAGGLQNIDKGSLANKVYDMAMHKLYLVTDEISTKKSITAVSVILTIGIGICSGILCNIMVCATLPLTNSTKNPVAVFLFLIFPIAYFAIGGFQHGPANTFFLWMMLVEIIFRPDMQFGENNISPEFIHFILFIFLSTIPTLIGNWIGGAIFLPGILYLINSKYTSLLFKKMKLEYLEKQLLIKNSQLKTGENKNKKINV, encoded by the coding sequence ATGAATAATAACAAAATAAAAAAAATTGAAGAAGAAATTAAAAAATTAAAAGAATTTGATTATAGTTTAATAGAGGCTGAGCATTCATTTATGGTGAATGGAACATTAGGTGGGTTTAAATCAGCAGTACAGAAATTAGAATATACTTTTTTCAAACAAATTTTATTAGGAATTATGAGTGGTGTAATTATTGGGTTTGGGTATATTGCTTGTATTACAGCAATGGTTTCATTACCTGAATCTTGAAATACATTTGGAATAGTATTACTGGGTTTTATTTTTCCGGGTTGTATTATTTTGATAACTTTTTTAGGAGGAGGATTATTTACTAGTCATGTTTTTAGTACGATACCTGTATTAAAGAAATGTGCAAGTAGTAATGCCTATTTTAAAGGTATTTTTGGAGTATTATTGGGAAATATTTTAGGAACATTAGTTTTTGTATTAATTTTTGCAGGAGCTGGAGGTTTACAAAATATTGATAAGGGTTCACTTGCAAATAAAGTATACGATATGGCAATGCATAAACTTTATTTAGTAACTGATGAGATTTCTACAAAAAAATCAATTACTGCTGTAAGTGTTATCTTAACAATTGGGATTGGAATTTGTAGTGGAATTTTATGTAATATCATGGTTTGTGCAACGTTACCATTAACAAATTCTACAAAAAATCCTGTTGCAGTATTTTTATTCTTAATTTTTCCAATTGCATATTTTGCAATTGGTGGTTTTCAACATGGGCCCGCTAATACTTTCTTTTTGTGAATGATGCTTGTTGAAATAATTTTTAGGCCAGATATGCAATTTGGAGAAAATAACATTTCACCTGAATTTATTCATTTTATTTTATTTATATTTTTAAGTACAATTCCTACTTTAATTGGTAATTGAATTGGAGGAGCAATTTTTCTTCCAGGAATTTTATATTTGATAAACAGTAAATATACTTCACTTTTATTTAAAAAAATGAAACTTGAATATTTAGAAAAACAATTATTGATAAAAAATAGTCAACTAAAAACTGGTGAAAATAAAAATAAGAAAATAAATGTATAG
- a CDS encoding ABC transporter ATP-binding protein, whose protein sequence is MKRKKFQSDKAFSKKKFIDSLLTIFEGIKKFPITFLGLFFFIIFDSLLFSSTAVIVNKMISNIQNTGGQFFLDLKMTWESWAYFGLVLFIALIVFEYFTNLFSGLFSRKMEVYLRIRALRKLIEIDISYYSKTQIGLIMSRIMTDSQGVGDAFNEFLLNFIYTLVSLISTLIVLYLIDVKLASIILGLFIFMVFVVWFLFLHYRRAIIYSVDEKQAIDADITDRLINIRAIKAVGAENKEVFRNAELHKKYDEKLRKVIGWQSILSFFSNTFAWTMPTIVIISAVLIYNDINPAELSVLIISFSSACYNILYSILSLPMCMRGLTKLSNCVMRLNYINNAKSLIEFKKTGTEIEKIDTVEFKKLSFSYPESPSKLILPEINFIFEKGKSYAFVGETGVGKSTIAKLILRFYDPTHGSVLINGIDLKTLKMSNYLGHVGYIEQEPQILFGTVMQNIKYASFQKTDQSAIEASKKAKLHDYIMSLPDKYDTILGERGFMLSGGQKQRLVIARFFLKNPELLILDEATSALDNVIEKEIQAELDELMIGRTTIIIAHRLSTIKNVNQIIVLDKKGIVQTGSFQELKEISGRFQKLYKIGLMK, encoded by the coding sequence ATGAAGAGGAAAAAATTTCAAAGTGATAAAGCATTTTCAAAGAAAAAATTTATTGATTCACTACTAACAATTTTTGAAGGAATTAAAAAATTTCCAATAACATTTTTAGGACTATTTTTTTTTATTATATTTGATTCATTGCTTTTTTCTTCAACTGCTGTAATTGTCAATAAAATGATTTCAAATATTCAAAATACAGGAGGTCAATTTTTTTTGGATTTAAAAATGACTTGAGAAAGTTGAGCATATTTTGGATTAGTTTTATTTATTGCATTAATAGTTTTTGAATATTTTACTAATTTATTCTCAGGGCTTTTTTCAAGAAAAATGGAAGTCTATTTAAGAATAAGAGCATTAAGAAAATTAATAGAAATTGATATAAGTTATTATTCTAAAACTCAAATTGGTTTAATTATGTCAAGAATTATGACAGATAGTCAAGGAGTTGGAGACGCATTTAATGAATTTCTACTAAATTTTATTTATACATTAGTTAGTTTAATATCAACTCTAATTGTTTTATATTTGATTGATGTTAAGTTAGCTTCAATAATTTTAGGTTTATTTATTTTTATGGTATTTGTAGTTTGATTTTTATTTTTACATTATAGAAGAGCAATAATATATTCTGTTGATGAAAAACAGGCAATTGATGCAGATATTACAGATAGGTTAATTAATATTAGAGCAATAAAAGCAGTAGGTGCAGAAAATAAAGAAGTTTTTAGAAATGCAGAATTACATAAAAAATATGACGAAAAGTTAAGAAAAGTTATTGGCTGGCAATCAATTTTAAGTTTTTTTAGTAATACTTTTGCTTGAACAATGCCTACAATTGTGATTATTTCAGCTGTATTAATATATAATGACATTAATCCTGCAGAATTATCTGTTTTAATTATTTCTTTTTCATCAGCTTGCTACAATATTTTATATTCAATTTTGAGTCTACCAATGTGTATGAGAGGACTTACAAAATTATCAAATTGTGTAATGAGATTAAATTATATTAATAATGCAAAATCATTGATTGAATTTAAAAAAACTGGAACAGAAATTGAAAAAATAGACACAGTTGAATTTAAAAAACTAAGTTTTTCATATCCTGAATCTCCTTCAAAATTAATTTTGCCTGAAATTAATTTTATTTTTGAAAAGGGTAAAAGTTATGCATTTGTTGGAGAAACTGGTGTTGGTAAATCAACAATAGCAAAACTTATATTAAGATTTTATGATCCAACTCATGGTAGTGTTTTAATAAATGGAATTGATTTAAAAACATTAAAAATGTCAAATTATTTAGGCCATGTTGGTTATATTGAACAAGAGCCACAGATTTTATTTGGAACTGTTATGCAAAATATAAAATATGCAAGTTTTCAAAAAACTGATCAAAGTGCAATAGAAGCTTCTAAAAAGGCCAAACTTCATGACTATATAATGTCATTACCAGATAAATATGATACAATTTTAGGGGAACGTGGTTTTATGTTAAGTGGAGGGCAAAAACAACGTCTAGTAATTGCAAGGTTTTTTTTAAAAAATCCTGAATTACTAATTTTAGATGAGGCTACTAGTGCTTTGGATAATGTAATTGAAAAAGAAATTCAAGCTGAATTAGATGAATTAATGATTGGAAGAACAACAATTATTATTGCACATAGATTAAGTACTATAAAAAATGTGAATCAAATAATAGTATTGGATAAAAAAGGCATTGTTCAAACTGGTAGTTTTCAAGAGCTCAAAGAAATTTCCGGAAGATTTCAAAAATTATATAAAATAGGCTTAATGAAATAG
- a CDS encoding PTS lactose/cellobiose transporter subunit IIA, with the protein MEKINLEEVSMFIISSAGIAKSNAILAIKAAKKLEFEKAEELLKIAEQEMINAHHAHFEVVSREATGKQLDFKLLFVHAEDQFLTTQAMIDLSKEMIEMYKIVHKK; encoded by the coding sequence ATGGAAAAAATAAATTTAGAAGAAGTCTCTATGTTTATTATATCAAGTGCTGGAATTGCAAAATCAAATGCAATTTTAGCAATTAAAGCTGCAAAAAAACTTGAATTTGAGAAAGCAGAGGAATTATTAAAAATAGCAGAGCAGGAAATGATTAATGCACACCATGCACACTTTGAAGTAGTTAGTCGTGAAGCAACAGGTAAACAATTGGACTTTAAACTTCTTTTTGTACATGCAGAAGATCAATTTTTAACAACTCAAGCAATGATTGATTTAAGCAAAGAAATGATTGAAATGTATAAAATTGTACATAAAAAATAG
- a CDS encoding ROK family protein produces MAKVFAIDLGATSAKCAFFIDDEVVANFNYDTTRRENLLENIAKKATEIAKENNIIMDEVDFVGIAVCGIVDNLKGSVVYSANLGWKDYPTREELKRIFKNENIVVLNDAKSATYGEWSKGLKEEPDSMALFTIGTGVGGGAIFNRKLVFGDNTGFPSEPGHGGGFQDEVQCICGLKGCIEPVSSATGIEKKLNEVAKNSTGKLGKVYNELNRVIHIKDIAFLVQENDSEVMEIFNSCLEPLAKCISVLIHFFDISMIVIGGGPSNLGDPLIKIIREKLKNYVLPEFYKRLNLRKAILGDLVGAWGVYQYGKNYLLKK; encoded by the coding sequence ATGGCAAAAGTTTTTGCAATAGATTTGGGTGCGACTTCAGCAAAATGTGCATTTTTTATAGATGATGAAGTTGTTGCAAATTTTAATTATGATACTACAAGAAGAGAAAACTTATTGGAAAATATAGCAAAAAAAGCAACAGAAATTGCTAAGGAAAATAATATTATAATGGATGAAGTTGATTTTGTTGGAATTGCAGTTTGTGGAATTGTTGATAATTTAAAGGGTTCAGTAGTTTATTCTGCAAATTTGGGTTGAAAAGATTATCCTACAAGAGAAGAATTAAAGAGAATATTTAAAAATGAAAACATTGTTGTTTTAAATGATGCAAAGTCTGCAACTTATGGTGAATGAAGCAAAGGATTAAAAGAAGAACCAGATTCAATGGCTTTATTTACAATTGGAACAGGAGTTGGAGGAGGAGCAATTTTTAACAGAAAATTGGTTTTTGGGGATAATACTGGTTTTCCAAGTGAGCCTGGTCATGGAGGAGGATTTCAAGATGAGGTTCAATGTATTTGTGGATTAAAAGGTTGTATTGAACCTGTTTCTTCAGCAACTGGAATTGAAAAAAAATTAAATGAAGTGGCAAAAAACTCAACAGGAAAATTAGGTAAAGTATACAATGAACTTAATAGAGTTATTCATATTAAAGATATAGCATTTTTAGTTCAAGAAAATGATTCAGAAGTAATGGAAATTTTTAATAGTTGTCTTGAACCACTTGCAAAATGTATTTCTGTTTTAATTCATTTTTTTGATATTTCTATGATTGTAATTGGAGGAGGTCCTTCAAATTTAGGAGATCCACTAATTAAAATTATTAGGGAAAAATTAAAAAATTATGTTTTACCAGAATTTTACAAAAGATTGAATTTAAGAAAAGCAATTTTAGGAGATTTGGTTGGAGCATGAGGAGTTTATCAATATGGAAAAAATTACCTATTAAAAAAATAA
- a CDS encoding PTS sugar transporter subunit IIC, whose amino-acid sequence MQKLKVKNEKLELRYNKGKAEPISFDVIINQVIYGSGKLSNWKFMIALKNGFFSLMPLVIVGAVFILINNILLSAGNGGIFNFISLTIDQLDILNKFKNIGSYIWNGTYAFFAFLLSGAIAFHLAPYYKVSQWSTAVVAMSSFLIMNPTFWGDLGVFGTTGMFTAIVISFLSTILYGNLSKNEKLKIKMPDSVPEGVAKSFNVLIPYAITFSIFGLVAFGISEIGDLVGAIQVGKNSVTFSSINGLIVVLIQKPLVNVVSGFGGMIVIVFVWQLLWFLGIHAGGILSPIIEPIQLDGLTQNQQALAEGANPEYVFTNSFMNNFIHIGGTGGTITLIIAIFVFSKRGDYRTMAKMIIIPALFCVNKPSIVAYLLY is encoded by the coding sequence TTGCAAAAATTAAAAGTAAAAAATGAAAAACTGGAATTAAGATACAATAAAGGTAAAGCAGAGCCTATATCATTTGATGTAATTATTAATCAAGTAATTTATGGTTCTGGTAAATTATCTAATTGAAAATTTATGATAGCTTTAAAAAATGGATTTTTTTCACTTATGCCCTTAGTTATTGTTGGAGCAGTTTTTATATTAATTAATAATATTTTACTTAGTGCGGGAAATGGAGGTATTTTTAATTTTATTAGTTTAACAATAGATCAACTTGATATTTTAAATAAATTTAAAAATATTGGTAGTTATATTTGGAATGGTACTTATGCTTTCTTTGCTTTTTTATTATCAGGAGCAATTGCTTTTCATTTAGCTCCTTATTACAAAGTAAGTCAATGATCTACAGCAGTTGTTGCAATGAGTTCATTTTTAATTATGAATCCAACTTTTTGAGGAGACTTAGGAGTTTTTGGAACAACAGGAATGTTTACTGCAATAGTAATATCTTTTTTATCAACAATTTTATATGGAAATTTATCAAAAAATGAGAAATTGAAAATTAAAATGCCTGACTCTGTTCCAGAAGGTGTTGCAAAATCATTTAATGTTTTAATTCCATATGCAATAACTTTTTCAATATTTGGTTTAGTGGCTTTTGGAATTTCAGAAATTGGTGATTTAGTTGGTGCAATTCAAGTTGGAAAAAATTCAGTAACATTTTCAAGTATTAATGGTTTAATAGTTGTTTTAATTCAAAAACCACTTGTAAATGTTGTTTCTGGATTTGGTGGAATGATAGTAATTGTTTTTGTTTGACAATTATTATGATTCTTAGGAATTCACGCAGGGGGTATTTTGTCTCCAATAATTGAACCTATTCAACTTGACGGTTTAACTCAAAATCAGCAAGCACTAGCAGAGGGTGCAAACCCTGAATATGTTTTTACAAATTCATTCATGAATAATTTTATTCACATTGGAGGTACTGGGGGAACTATAACATTAATTATTGCAATTTTTGTTTTCTCAAAAAGAGGAGATTATAGAACAATGGCAAAAATGATAATAATTCCAGCCTTATTTTGTGTAAATAAACCATCAATAGTTGCTTACCTATTGTACTAA
- a CDS encoding PTS sugar transporter subunit IIB, with translation MKRILLACNAEMSTSILLKKMQDYIFEDDLDLEVKAVSINEAKLIGNEWNIVLIGPQVAFELDELKSVLNVPVFVIDQDDYAKANGKALLTFASENWK, from the coding sequence ATGAAAAGAATATTATTAGCTTGTAATGCAGAAATGAGCACATCAATTTTACTTAAAAAAATGCAAGATTATATTTTCGAAGATGATTTGGATTTAGAAGTAAAAGCAGTTTCAATTAATGAAGCAAAGTTGATTGGAAATGAATGAAATATAGTTTTAATTGGACCACAAGTGGCTTTTGAGTTGGATGAATTGAAAAGTGTTTTAAATGTACCTGTCTTTGTTATTGATCAAGATGATTATGCAAAAGCAAATGGTAAAGCTTTATTAACTTTTGCCTCAGAAAATTGGAAATAA